In a single window of the Deinococcus aetherius genome:
- a CDS encoding thymidine kinase yields the protein MLKSPYHGGHLEVIVGPMFSGKSEELIRRLTRAVIARQRVAVFKPAIDSRYHVTHVASHAGRSTPAVAVRDAAAIRAHLTGEGALLPAPEQPLPEVVGIDEAQFFGRDLGPLVLGLAEEGVRVILAGLDLDFRAEPFGCIPDLLARAESVEKLTAICTVCGAPATRSQRLIGGQPARYDDPVVLVGAQETYEARCRVHHRVVR from the coding sequence GTGCTCAAGTCCCCCTACCACGGCGGTCACCTGGAGGTGATCGTCGGGCCGATGTTCAGCGGCAAGAGCGAGGAACTCATCCGCCGCCTGACCCGCGCCGTGATCGCCCGGCAGCGGGTCGCCGTGTTCAAGCCCGCCATCGACAGCCGTTACCACGTCACCCACGTCGCCAGCCACGCGGGCCGCTCCACCCCGGCGGTGGCCGTGCGGGACGCCGCCGCCATCCGCGCGCACCTGACGGGGGAGGGGGCGCTGCTCCCCGCGCCCGAGCAGCCCCTGCCCGAGGTCGTGGGCATCGACGAGGCGCAGTTTTTCGGGCGAGACCTCGGGCCGCTCGTGCTGGGGCTCGCCGAGGAGGGGGTGCGGGTGATCCTGGCGGGGCTCGACCTCGACTTCCGCGCCGAGCCCTTCGGGTGTATCCCCGACCTGCTCGCGCGGGCGGAGAGCGTCGAGAAGCTCACGGCGATCTGCACGGTCTGCGGGGCGCCCGCCACCCGCTCGCAGCGGCTGATCGGCGGCCAGCCCGCCCGCTACGACGACCCCGTGGTGCTCGTCGGCGCGCAGGAGACGTACGAGGCCCGCTGCCGGGTCCATCACCGGGTCGTGCGCTGA
- the rpmE gene encoding 50S ribosomal protein L31: MKKDAHPKAVPCKIMYQGKVVMETLSTRPEIHVDVWSGVHPFWTGEERFVDTEGRVDKFNKRFGDSYRTNRKK, encoded by the coding sequence ATGAAGAAAGATGCCCACCCCAAGGCCGTGCCGTGCAAGATCATGTACCAGGGCAAGGTCGTCATGGAGACCCTCTCGACCCGCCCCGAGATTCATGTAGACGTGTGGAGCGGCGTGCACCCCTTCTGGACCGGCGAGGAGCGTTTCGTGGACACCGAGGGCCGCGTCGACAAGTTCAACAAGCGCTTCGGCGACTCGTACCGCACCAACCGCAAGAAGTAA
- a CDS encoding amidohydrolase family protein, protein MTASSLSDPHTPELLTCDVLFTGVGGGHAPGGVVGSNGVVAATGHPDTLRASYPHARERRAGAVIAPPPVNAHTHLDMSAYDFRALPYFRWIPEVVMAQRERRGLAGTEAGADMLVRLGAGAVGDIVWAHLPDAMPALLSRGNLRGVAYFEVLDPFPETADETFRQTRERVEGWRRLEWPGGMRVGLSPHTPFTVSHRLMRLLTEYAAGEGLPVQIHVAEHPSEAELFCTGAGPLWESMSRFRYPASFSEVIGRDPAPDLTPVRYLDELGALAGRPALVHMVNVTPDDIARVSRAGCPVVSCPRSNAHLECGTFPWVAFAAAGVEVALGTDSVASGESLDVREEVAFARRLYPDLDPRLLVRAAVKGGSRVTGLPTPVLRRGEAWDARYVW, encoded by the coding sequence ATGACTGCCTCCAGCCTGTCCGACCCCCACACGCCCGAACTCCTCACCTGCGACGTGCTCTTCACGGGCGTGGGCGGCGGTCACGCGCCGGGCGGGGTGGTGGGCTCGAACGGCGTCGTCGCGGCCACCGGGCACCCCGACACCCTGCGCGCGAGTTACCCCCACGCGCGGGAGCGGCGGGCGGGGGCCGTCATCGCGCCGCCCCCCGTGAACGCCCACACCCATCTCGACATGAGCGCCTACGACTTCCGCGCCCTGCCCTACTTTCGCTGGATTCCCGAGGTTGTGATGGCCCAGCGCGAGCGGCGCGGGCTGGCAGGCACCGAGGCGGGTGCCGATATGCTCGTGCGCCTGGGAGCCGGGGCAGTCGGGGACATCGTATGGGCGCATCTGCCGGACGCCATGCCCGCCCTCCTCTCCCGGGGAAACCTGCGCGGCGTGGCGTACTTCGAGGTCCTGGACCCCTTCCCCGAGACGGCGGACGAGACCTTCCGGCAGACCCGCGAGCGCGTCGAGGGCTGGCGCCGCCTCGAATGGCCCGGTGGGATGCGCGTCGGCCTCTCGCCCCACACGCCCTTTACGGTCAGCCACCGCCTGATGCGCCTTCTGACCGAGTACGCGGCGGGGGAGGGCCTGCCCGTGCAGATTCACGTGGCCGAGCACCCCTCCGAGGCGGAACTGTTCTGCACGGGGGCGGGTCCGCTGTGGGAGTCCATGAGCCGCTTTCGTTACCCCGCCTCCTTCTCGGAGGTGATCGGGCGTGACCCGGCCCCCGACCTCACCCCGGTGCGCTACCTCGACGAGCTGGGGGCGCTCGCGGGGAGACCCGCCCTCGTCCATATGGTGAACGTGACCCCCGACGACATCGCCCGCGTGAGCCGCGCCGGGTGTCCGGTCGTCTCCTGCCCGCGCTCGAACGCGCACCTGGAGTGCGGCACCTTTCCCTGGGTCGCCTTCGCGGCGGCGGGGGTGGAGGTCGCCCTGGGCACCGACTCCGTCGCCAGCGGCGAGAGCCTCGACGTGCGCGAGGAGGTCGCGTTCGCCCGCCGCCTCTACCCGGACCTCGACCCGCGCCTCCTCGTGCGGGCCGCCGTCAAGGGGGGCTCCCGTGTCACGGGCCTGCCGACGCCCGTCCTGCGCCGGGGCGAGGCTTGGGACGCCCGGTACGTCTGGTAA
- a CDS encoding sporulation protein gives MGFLKKMMAAVGVGGATVDARVQNPAVRVGEALTGVVLVRGGAVEQRVERVNLGLATRYKSDDSYVTHLLFSQPVTPGFDLRPGETREFPFSLTVPPGTPLSLPGTAVWLATDADIAGAVDPGDTDHLQILPSCEMAVLIDAAERLGFRLAASEVEHHHGRIVQELSFRPPYGQYHLNELEMMVFPAPSGLDVILEVDRRATGLTTGLSSLFTSEFEQKGRWHVPASLLAGGPDAVARELRGRIRQLS, from the coding sequence ATGGGCTTCCTGAAGAAGATGATGGCGGCGGTCGGCGTGGGCGGGGCGACGGTGGACGCGCGGGTCCAGAACCCGGCGGTTCGCGTGGGCGAGGCGCTTACGGGTGTGGTCCTCGTGCGCGGCGGGGCGGTGGAGCAGCGGGTCGAGCGGGTCAACCTCGGCCTCGCCACCCGGTACAAGTCCGACGACAGCTACGTCACCCACCTGCTGTTCAGCCAGCCGGTGACGCCCGGCTTCGACCTGCGGCCCGGTGAGACGCGCGAGTTCCCCTTCTCGCTCACCGTGCCCCCCGGCACCCCGCTCAGCCTGCCGGGCACGGCGGTGTGGCTGGCGACCGACGCCGATATCGCGGGGGCGGTGGACCCCGGCGACACCGACCACCTCCAGATCCTCCCCAGCTGCGAGATGGCAGTCCTGATCGACGCGGCGGAGCGCCTGGGCTTCCGGCTGGCGGCGAGCGAGGTCGAGCACCACCACGGCCGGATCGTGCAGGAACTCAGCTTCCGGCCCCCGTACGGCCAATATCACCTCAACGAGCTGGAAATGATGGTGTTCCCCGCGCCCAGCGGCCTCGACGTCATCCTGGAGGTGGACCGCCGCGCCACGGGCCTGACCACGGGCCTGAGCAGCCTGTTCACCTCCGAGTTCGAGCAGAAGGGGCGGTGGCACGTTCCCGCCTCCCTCCTCGCAGGGGGACCGGACGCGGTGGCGCGGGAGTTGCGGGGGCGGATTCGGCAGTTGAGCTGA
- the ppgK gene encoding polyphosphate--glucose phosphotransferase, producing the protein MSVILGIDIGGSGIKGAPVDTLSGKLLTERHRIPTPEGARPDGVKDVVAELVRHFGHQGPVGVTFPGIVQHGRTLSAANVDKGWIGLDADALFTEATGRDVTLINDADAAGLAEARFGAGAGVSGVVMVLTFGTGIGSALIHDGVLVPNTELGHLWLKGDKHAETWASDRARERDDLNWKAWAKRASTYLQHLELLFSPDLFIIGGGISKKADKWREHIHLTRSEFVPAALQNEAGIVGAAMVAEQRAGGRRAEEAPSPVEGGAA; encoded by the coding sequence ATGAGCGTGATCCTCGGCATCGACATCGGCGGCAGCGGCATCAAGGGGGCTCCGGTGGACACTTTGAGCGGGAAACTGCTGACGGAGCGCCACCGCATCCCCACCCCGGAGGGCGCGCGGCCCGATGGGGTCAAGGACGTGGTGGCCGAACTCGTGCGGCACTTCGGGCACCAGGGGCCGGTGGGCGTCACCTTCCCCGGCATCGTGCAGCACGGCAGGACGCTGAGCGCGGCTAACGTGGACAAGGGGTGGATCGGGCTGGACGCCGACGCCCTCTTTACCGAGGCGACCGGGCGGGACGTGACCCTCATCAACGACGCGGACGCCGCCGGGCTCGCCGAGGCGCGGTTCGGGGCCGGGGCGGGCGTCTCCGGCGTGGTGATGGTGCTGACCTTCGGGACGGGGATCGGCAGCGCCCTGATCCACGACGGGGTCCTCGTGCCGAATACCGAACTCGGGCACCTGTGGCTCAAGGGGGACAAGCACGCCGAGACCTGGGCCTCCGACCGTGCCCGCGAGCGCGACGACCTGAACTGGAAGGCGTGGGCCAAACGCGCCTCCACCTACCTCCAGCACCTCGAACTGCTGTTTTCCCCCGACCTCTTCATCATCGGCGGCGGCATCAGCAAGAAGGCGGACAAGTGGCGCGAGCACATCCACCTCACCCGCAGCGAGTTCGTCCCCGCCGCCCTCCAGAACGAGGCGGGGATTGTCGGGGCGGCGATGGTGGCTGAGCAGCGGGCGGGTGGGCGGCGGGCGGAGGAGGCGCCCTCTCCGGTGGAGGGCGGAGCGGCGTAA
- the rplT gene encoding 50S ribosomal protein L20: MPRVKTGIVRRRRHKKVLKRAKGFWGSRSKQYRNAFQTLLNAATYEYRDRRNKKRDFRRLWIQRINAGARLHGMNYSTFINGLKRAGVDLNRKVLADIAAREPEAFRALVDAAKGARSQ, from the coding sequence ATGCCACGCGTCAAGACCGGGATCGTCCGCCGCCGCCGCCACAAGAAGGTGCTCAAGCGCGCCAAGGGCTTCTGGGGTTCTCGTAGCAAGCAGTACCGCAACGCCTTCCAGACGCTGCTCAACGCCGCGACCTACGAGTACCGTGACCGCCGCAACAAGAAGCGCGACTTCCGCCGCCTGTGGATTCAGCGCATCAACGCGGGTGCGAGGTTGCATGGCATGAACTACTCCACCTTCATCAACGGCCTCAAGCGTGCCGGGGTGGACCTCAACCGCAAGGTGCTCGCCGACATCGCCGCCCGCGAGCCCGAGGCCTTCCGCGCGCTCGTGGACGCTGCAAAGGGTGCGCGCAGCCAGTAA
- the rpmI gene encoding 50S ribosomal protein L35 codes for MPKMKTKKSMTRRVKVTATGKVMAFKSGKRHQNTGKSGAEISGKGKGFVLAKSEWARMKLGLVTGRK; via the coding sequence ATGCCGAAGATGAAGACGAAAAAGAGCATGACCCGCCGGGTGAAGGTCACGGCCACCGGCAAGGTCATGGCGTTCAAGAGTGGCAAGCGCCACCAGAACACCGGCAAGAGCGGCGCCGAGATCAGCGGCAAGGGCAAGGGCTTCGTGCTCGCCAAGAGCGAGTGGGCCCGCATGAAGCTCGGCCTCGTGACCGGGAGGAAGTGA
- a CDS encoding GNAT family N-acetyltransferase yields MIYETDLRTRPDLRDPQAVEGNPDWLSRPEVRALLDADGHTDYELGEEERLFGLDDGEGLAAFGKVGPSGRPDWANIHLIGVLSRARGRGLGTRLHAHLLALAAEEHTHHAGGTGADNHAMRRIFEKNGRRPNVTQMYFRPS; encoded by the coding sequence GTGATCTACGAGACGGACTTGCGGACCCGCCCTGACCTCCGTGATCCGCAGGCGGTCGAAGGCAATCCCGACTGGCTCTCCCGCCCCGAGGTCCGGGCGCTTCTGGACGCAGATGGCCACACCGACTACGAACTGGGCGAGGAAGAGCGGCTCTTTGGTCTGGACGACGGCGAGGGGCTGGCGGCGTTTGGTAAGGTCGGCCCCAGCGGTCGCCCGGACTGGGCCAACATCCACCTGATCGGCGTCCTCTCGCGGGCGCGTGGTCGTGGGCTGGGCACCCGCCTCCACGCACATCTGCTCGCCCTCGCCGCCGAAGAGCACACGCATCACGCTGGAGGGACCGGGGCAGACAACCACGCCATGCGCCGTATCTTCGAGAAGAACGGCCGCCGCCCCAACGTCACCCAGATGTACTTCCGGCCGTCCTGA
- a CDS encoding alpha-amylase family protein, whose translation MLKSDPWARLRTAFDDDRDADTFLLRLERYGPDLQGSLRAVYGDRADELLGRLTEVMLHAYHARPADLRRLDEARLLRPDWLQTPDMIGYIAYADRFAGTLKGVGEHLDYLEGLGVKYLHLMPLLKPRAGENDGGYAVQDYRAVREDLGTMDDLSALARGLRGRGVSLVLDLVLNHVAREHEWAEKARAGDAKYRDYFHIFPDREMPDAYERTLPEVFPDFAPGNFTWNDAAGGWVWTTFNSYQWDLNWANPDVFLEFADLILYLANRGVEVFRLDAIAFIWKRLGTTSQNQPEVHHLTRALRAAARIVAPGVAFKAEAIVAPADLIHYLGTRSHHGKVSDMAYHNSLMVQIWSTLASRNTQLFEEALRAFPPKPTNTTWGMYVRCHDDIGWAISDEDAALAGLNGEAHRRFLSDFYSGEFPGSFARGLVFQFNPATGDRRMSGSGASLAGLEAALEAGDPGRVDDAVRRILLAHAVVLGFGGVPLLYMGDELAMLNDYGFTEVPEHAPDNRWVHRPEMDWELARRVEHEPDSPAGRVNAGLRHLIRVRQDAPHLHASIESHVVPSPDARVLLLRRDHPLGVMVQVYNFSEGEVFLPAHLLRDHLGEHATDLLGGSAFTFGSYPVHLDPYRALWLVSREVLG comes from the coding sequence GTGCTCAAGTCCGACCCCTGGGCGCGGCTGCGGACCGCGTTCGACGACGACCGTGACGCCGATACGTTCCTGTTGCGCCTAGAGCGGTACGGCCCCGACCTGCAAGGGAGCCTGCGCGCCGTGTACGGGGACCGGGCGGATGAACTCCTGGGCCGCCTGACCGAGGTGATGCTCCACGCCTACCACGCCCGCCCAGCCGACCTCCGGCGCCTTGACGAGGCCCGCCTCCTGCGCCCCGACTGGCTCCAGACCCCCGACATGATTGGGTACATCGCCTACGCGGACCGCTTCGCCGGGACCCTCAAGGGTGTGGGCGAACACCTCGACTACCTCGAAGGCTTGGGCGTGAAGTACCTTCACCTGATGCCCCTCCTCAAACCCCGCGCGGGCGAGAACGACGGCGGCTACGCGGTGCAGGACTACCGGGCCGTGCGCGAGGACCTGGGCACGATGGACGACCTCTCGGCCCTGGCGCGGGGGTTGCGGGGGCGCGGCGTGAGCCTCGTCCTCGACCTCGTGCTCAATCACGTGGCCCGCGAACACGAGTGGGCGGAGAAAGCGCGTGCCGGAGACGCCAAATACCGCGACTACTTCCACATCTTCCCCGACCGCGAGATGCCCGACGCCTACGAGCGCACCCTCCCCGAGGTCTTCCCCGACTTCGCGCCGGGCAACTTCACCTGGAACGACGCGGCGGGCGGCTGGGTCTGGACCACCTTCAACTCCTACCAGTGGGACCTGAACTGGGCCAACCCGGATGTCTTCCTGGAGTTCGCCGACCTGATCCTGTACCTGGCGAACCGGGGGGTGGAGGTCTTCCGGCTGGACGCCATCGCCTTCATCTGGAAGCGGCTGGGCACGACGAGCCAGAACCAGCCCGAGGTCCACCACCTCACCCGGGCCCTGCGCGCCGCCGCCCGGATCGTGGCGCCCGGGGTCGCCTTCAAGGCGGAGGCCATCGTGGCGCCCGCCGACCTGATCCACTACCTCGGCACGCGGTCACACCACGGCAAGGTCTCGGACATGGCCTACCACAACAGCCTGATGGTGCAGATCTGGTCCACCCTGGCGAGCCGCAACACCCAGCTCTTCGAGGAGGCGCTGCGGGCCTTTCCCCCCAAGCCCACGAACACGACCTGGGGTATGTACGTCCGCTGCCACGACGACATCGGCTGGGCGATCAGCGACGAGGACGCCGCCCTCGCCGGGCTGAATGGCGAGGCGCACCGCCGCTTCCTGAGCGACTTCTACAGCGGGGAGTTTCCGGGGTCCTTCGCGCGGGGCCTCGTCTTCCAATTCAACCCGGCGACCGGGGACCGCCGCATGAGCGGGTCGGGGGCCAGCCTCGCCGGATTGGAGGCGGCGCTGGAGGCCGGGGACCCGGGCCGGGTGGACGACGCCGTGCGCCGCATCCTCCTCGCCCACGCGGTCGTGCTGGGCTTCGGCGGAGTGCCCCTGCTGTACATGGGGGACGAACTGGCGATGCTCAACGACTACGGCTTCACCGAGGTGCCCGAACACGCCCCCGACAACCGCTGGGTCCACCGCCCGGAGATGGACTGGGAACTGGCGCGGAGGGTGGAACACGAGCCCGACTCGCCCGCCGGACGGGTGAACGCGGGCCTGCGCCACCTGATCCGCGTGCGGCAGGACGCTCCGCACCTGCACGCCAGCATCGAGAGCCACGTCGTCCCCAGCCCCGACGCGCGGGTGCTGCTGCTGCGCCGCGACCACCCCCTCGGTGTGATGGTGCAGGTCTACAACTTCAGCGAGGGGGAGGTGTTCCTGCCCGCCCACCTCCTGCGCGACCACCTCGGCGAGCACGCGACCGATCTCCTCGGCGGGAGCGCCTTCACCTTCGGGTCCTACCCGGTCCATCTGGACCCCTACCGGGCATTGTGGCTGGTGAGCCGTGAGGTTCTGGGATGA
- a CDS encoding NADAR family protein, translating into MPDALYFYRTAHPFSNFHPSVFTKDGATYRWAEQYLMARKARLFGDEGRLAAILAARTPADCKALGRRVTPYDDEVWTRERYGVALDMLRLKFGQNVELRDALLATGDALLVEASPTDRIWGIGFSEGEAEANRHAWGENLLGRALMEVRAELRR; encoded by the coding sequence ATGCCGGACGCCCTGTACTTCTACCGCACCGCCCACCCCTTTTCGAACTTCCACCCAAGTGTTTTCACCAAGGACGGCGCGACCTACCGCTGGGCCGAGCAATACCTGATGGCGCGCAAGGCCCGGCTCTTCGGTGATGAGGGAAGGCTCGCCGCCATCCTCGCCGCCCGCACCCCGGCAGACTGCAAGGCGCTGGGCCGCCGCGTCACGCCATATGACGACGAGGTGTGGACGCGTGAACGTTACGGTGTGGCGCTCGACATGCTCCGGCTCAAGTTCGGGCAGAACGTCGAGCTGCGAGACGCTCTCCTTGCCACCGGAGACGCCCTGCTCGTCGAGGCCTCGCCCACCGACCGTATCTGGGGCATCGGCTTTTCGGAGGGGGAGGCGGAGGCTAACCGTCACGCCTGGGGCGAGAACCTGCTGGGTCGCGCGCTGATGGAGGTGCGGGCGGAGTTGCGGAGATAA
- a CDS encoding DUF2171 domain-containing protein, with translation MTQNDGQNDQNVANQIDDRVSQDLRQRLESQGEHMQVKDVNGEHVGTVDHVEGDQLKLTRTDSPDGQHHYVPLSQVESMDEVAVYLNVGRDQVQ, from the coding sequence ATGACTCAAAATGACGGACAGAACGACCAGAACGTCGCCAACCAGATCGACGACCGGGTAAGCCAGGACTTGCGTCAGCGCCTCGAAAGCCAGGGCGAGCACATGCAGGTCAAGGACGTGAACGGCGAGCACGTCGGCACGGTGGATCACGTGGAGGGCGACCAGCTCAAGCTCACCCGCACCGACAGCCCCGACGGCCAGCACCATTACGTGCCCCTCTCGCAGGTCGAGAGCATGGACGAGGTGGCGGTGTACCTCAACGTCGGCCGCGATCAGGTGCAGTAA
- a CDS encoding nucleotidyltransferase family protein codes for MTLPLLAHSIAARMAQVPGVVAVSLGGSRARGNASPDSDLDLGLAYDAPQPFDLTALNALCRDLDDSGTAEATPPGGWGLWVDGGAWLTVGGQRVDFIYRELGRVEQSVEDALAGRVSLHAQPGHPHGIHGHHYAAELATGVILHDPSGRLEGLRVRLGGYPAALAASLERHYGWQPGFWLDGAAKGLKRGDVHYAQGCLYQAVMAFVQTLCARERAWILNEKGAVALAGTLPGTPHNFEARVNLALTALDVDAVRNLAAELG; via the coding sequence GTGACCCTTCCTCTCCTCGCCCATTCCATCGCCGCCCGCATGGCGCAGGTTCCCGGCGTGGTCGCCGTCTCCCTTGGCGGCTCGCGCGCCCGTGGCAACGCCAGCCCCGACTCCGACCTCGACCTCGGCCTCGCCTACGACGCTCCCCAACCCTTCGACCTGACCGCTCTGAACGCCCTGTGCCGTGATCTCGACGACTCGGGGACCGCCGAGGCCACCCCGCCCGGCGGCTGGGGCCTCTGGGTGGACGGCGGCGCGTGGCTGACCGTGGGGGGGCAACGGGTGGACTTCATCTACCGGGAACTCGGCCGGGTGGAGCAGAGTGTGGAGGACGCGCTGGCCGGGCGAGTGAGCCTGCACGCCCAGCCCGGGCACCCCCATGGCATCCACGGCCACCACTACGCGGCGGAACTGGCGACGGGCGTCATCCTCCACGACCCGTCGGGCAGGCTGGAGGGGCTCCGCGTGCGACTCGGCGGCTACCCGGCGGCCCTCGCCGCGTCGCTGGAGCGGCACTACGGCTGGCAACCGGGCTTCTGGCTGGACGGGGCGGCCAAGGGCCTGAAACGTGGCGACGTGCATTACGCGCAGGGGTGCCTCTATCAGGCCGTCATGGCGTTTGTGCAGACGCTCTGCGCGCGGGAACGGGCCTGGATTCTCAACGAGAAGGGGGCGGTCGCGCTGGCGGGAACGTTGCCGGGAACTCCCCATAATTTCGAGGCGCGGGTCAACCTGGCGCTCACGGCGTTGGACGTGGACGCCGTGCGGAACCTGGCCGCCGAGTTGGGGTGA
- a CDS encoding VOC family protein translates to MLKIGSIVWGVRDVPRAIAFWTQALDYRLRNEPDEDWAVLVPREGPGVQLALDLIDSDKARRHHLDLYASDQAAEVERLLALGATRVDWRYEQGADYVVLADPDGNRFCVVQKD, encoded by the coding sequence ATGCTCAAAATCGGCTCCATCGTCTGGGGTGTGCGAGACGTGCCCAGGGCCATAGCCTTCTGGACGCAGGCGTTGGACTACCGGCTCCGCAACGAACCGGACGAGGACTGGGCCGTCCTGGTGCCCCGGGAAGGACCGGGCGTCCAGCTCGCCCTCGACCTGATCGACTCGGACAAGGCGCGGCGCCACCACCTCGACCTCTACGCCAGCGACCAGGCGGCGGAGGTGGAGCGGCTTCTGGCGTTAGGGGCGACCCGCGTGGACTGGCGCTACGAGCAAGGCGCCGACTACGTGGTGCTGGCCGACCCCGACGGCAACCGCTTCTGTGTGGTGCAGAAGGATTGA
- the proS gene encoding proline--tRNA ligase, whose translation MAFMTKAAGSDKQDKKAQQYGVTPQSVDFNDWYNEVVKKADLADNSPVAGTMVVKPYGAALWENIERWLDARFKATGHESLIFPTLIPMNFITKEADHVEGFAPELFTVTKIGTEELAEPYVLRPTSETIIGSMWSGWLNSYRDLPFLHYQWGSVFRAELRTKAFLRTSEFYWHEGHTAHATEEEARAEVRQQLDLYHEFCRDVLALPVVRGEKTASERFAGAVATYSIEGMMRDGKALQSGTSHYLGQNFSRAFDVKFQTREQREEYAYTTSWAISSRIIGAIIMTHGDDRGLIMPPGIAPIQVVVIPVGRKDNFEEMVAEGEKLAAELRAQGLLVKVDKRDGVTNGFKYNDWELKGVPVRIELGPRDLEQGVVVVKNRNAEEKETLSRAEAVSGMKARLDGIQSWLLGRATDFMLQNTVAVDTYEEFRTAIEAGKWVLAFHCGDPESERQIKEDTKATIRNIPLDDAEFFAEREEGGVCVHTGRPAAYGKRVIFGRQY comes from the coding sequence ATGGCCTTTATGACCAAGGCGGCCGGGAGTGACAAGCAGGACAAGAAGGCGCAGCAATACGGGGTGACGCCTCAGAGCGTGGATTTCAACGACTGGTACAACGAGGTGGTCAAGAAGGCCGACCTCGCCGACAACAGCCCGGTAGCGGGCACGATGGTCGTCAAGCCTTACGGCGCGGCGCTGTGGGAGAACATCGAACGCTGGCTGGACGCGCGCTTCAAGGCGACCGGGCACGAGTCGCTGATCTTCCCCACCCTGATCCCCATGAACTTCATCACCAAGGAGGCCGACCACGTCGAGGGGTTCGCGCCCGAACTCTTCACGGTGACGAAGATCGGCACCGAGGAACTCGCCGAGCCCTACGTCCTGCGCCCCACCTCCGAGACGATCATCGGCTCCATGTGGAGCGGCTGGCTGAACTCCTACCGCGACCTGCCCTTCCTGCACTACCAGTGGGGCAGCGTCTTCCGCGCCGAGTTGCGGACGAAGGCGTTCCTGCGGACCTCGGAGTTCTACTGGCACGAGGGGCACACGGCGCACGCCACCGAGGAGGAGGCCCGCGCCGAGGTCCGCCAGCAGCTCGACCTCTACCACGAGTTCTGCCGGGACGTGCTCGCCCTGCCCGTCGTGCGCGGGGAGAAGACGGCCTCCGAGAGATTTGCCGGGGCGGTCGCCACCTACTCCATCGAGGGCATGATGCGCGACGGCAAGGCGCTGCAATCGGGCACCTCGCACTACCTGGGGCAGAACTTCTCCCGGGCCTTCGACGTGAAGTTCCAGACCCGCGAGCAGCGGGAGGAGTACGCCTACACGACGAGCTGGGCGATCTCCAGCCGCATCATCGGCGCGATCATCATGACGCACGGGGACGACCGGGGACTGATCATGCCCCCGGGCATCGCGCCCATCCAGGTCGTCGTGATTCCCGTGGGCCGCAAGGACAACTTCGAGGAAATGGTGGCGGAAGGCGAGAAACTGGCCGCCGAACTGCGCGCCCAGGGCCTCTTGGTCAAGGTCGATAAGCGCGACGGCGTGACGAACGGCTTCAAGTACAACGACTGGGAACTCAAGGGCGTGCCCGTCCGCATCGAACTCGGCCCCCGCGACCTCGAACAGGGCGTCGTCGTCGTCAAGAACCGCAATGCCGAGGAAAAGGAGACCTTGAGCCGCGCCGAGGCCGTGAGCGGGATGAAGGCGCGGCTGGACGGCATTCAGTCTTGGCTCCTGGGGCGAGCGACCGACTTCATGCTGCAGAACACCGTGGCAGTGGACACCTACGAGGAGTTCAGGACCGCCATTGAGGCCGGGAAGTGGGTGCTGGCCTTCCACTGCGGCGACCCCGAGAGCGAGCGGCAGATCAAGGAGGACACCAAGGCGACCATCCGCAACATTCCCTTGGACGACGCGGAGTTCTTCGCCGAGCGCGAGGAGGGCGGGGTGTGCGTCCATACGGGGAGGCCCGCCGCGTACGGGAAGCGGGTGATCTTCGGGCGGCAGTACTGA
- a CDS encoding GNAT family N-acetyltransferase: protein MTTIRPFTPADREACLALFDSNVPDFFLPQERAEFEAWLGQPFDSGEYGEYFVLEDGGRVVACGGVWLDPGQAERPAGFSWGMVAREAHHRGYGSALLRFRLERLRELGAREVHLDTSQHTAPFYARFGFREVRRTPSGYGPGLDRVDMVAELGE from the coding sequence ATGACGACGATCCGCCCCTTCACCCCCGCCGACCGTGAGGCCTGCCTCGCCCTCTTCGACTCGAACGTGCCGGACTTCTTTCTGCCGCAGGAGCGGGCGGAGTTCGAGGCGTGGCTGGGTCAGCCCTTCGACTCCGGCGAGTACGGTGAATATTTCGTGCTGGAGGATGGGGGAAGGGTCGTGGCCTGCGGCGGCGTGTGGCTCGACCCGGGGCAGGCGGAGCGTCCGGCAGGCTTCAGTTGGGGCATGGTCGCGCGGGAGGCGCACCACCGGGGGTACGGGTCGGCGCTGTTGCGCTTCCGGCTGGAGCGGCTGCGGGAGCTGGGGGCGCGGGAGGTCCACCTGGACACCAGCCAGCACACCGCGCCCTTTTACGCCCGCTTCGGCTTCCGCGAGGTGCGGCGCACCCCAAGCGGGTACGGGCCGGGCCTGGACCGGGTGGACATGGTGGCGGAGTTGGGTGAGTAG